The proteins below come from a single Balaenoptera acutorostrata chromosome 2, mBalAcu1.1, whole genome shotgun sequence genomic window:
- the GCNT4 gene encoding beta-1,3-galactosyl-O-glycosyl-glycoprotein beta-1,6-N-acetylglucosaminyltransferase 4, which produces MKTFKCCFKHHLKQKVFILFLTLWLFSLLKLLNVKRLLFPERGIYLVEYSLSTSPFVKNRYTHVKNEIAYEINCSGVYEQEPLEIGKSLEIRRRTIIDLDDDDVVAMTSDCDIYQALRSYHEKLVSREEKSFPIAYSLVVHKDAIMVERLIHAIYNQHNIYCIHYDRKSSDTFKVAMNNLAKCFSNIFIASKLEIVQYAHISRLQADLNCLSDLLKSSVQWKYVINLCGQDFPLKSNFELVSELKKLNGSNMLETVKPPNTKMERFTYHHELRQVPYEYVKLPVRTNISKEAPPHNIEIFVGSAYFVLSRAFVKYVLNNSLVKDFFAWSKDTYSPDEHFWATLIRVPGIPGGISRTAQDVSDLQSKTRLVKWNYLEGLFYPSCTGSHLRSVCIYGAAELRWLMKDGHWFANKFDSKVDPVLIKCLAEKLEEQQREWITLSSEKLFMAKTATTTL; this is translated from the coding sequence ATGAAGACATTCAAATGTTGTTTTAAACACCACCTAAAGCAGAAAGTTTTCATCCTGTTTCTAACCCTATGGCTGTTCTCCTTGTTGAAGCTTCTAAATGTGAAACGCCTCCTCTTCCCTGAAAGAGGCATTTACTTGGTTGAGTACTCCCTAAGTACCTCGCCTTTTGTAAAGAACAGATATACCCATGTTAAGAATGAAATCGCGTATGAGATTAACTGTTCAGGTGTCTATGAACAGGAGCCTTTGGAAATTGGCAAGAGTCTGGAAATAAGAAGAAGAACCATCATTGACTTGGATGATGATGATGTCGTGGCAATGACCAGTGATTGTGACATTTATCAGGCCCTACGAAGCTACCATGAAAAGCTTGTTTCAAGGGAGGAGAAAAGCTTCCCAATAGCCTATTCTTTGGTTGTTCACAAAGATGCAATTATGGTTGAAAGGCTAATCCATGCTATATACAACCAGCACAATATTTACTGCATCCATTATGACCGTAAATCATCTGATACCTTCAAAGTTGCCATGAACAATTTAGCTAAGTGCTTCTCCaatattttcattgcttccaaattAGAGATTGTACAATATGCACACATTTCCAGACTCCAGGCTGATTTAAATTGCTTGTCAGACCTTCTCAAGTCTTCAGTTCAGTGGAAATATGTTATCAACCTGTGTGGGCAGGATTTTCCTTTGAAATCAAACTTTGAATTAGTGTCAGAGTTGAAGAAACTCAATGGATCAAATATGTTAGAGACAGTGAAACCCCCTAACACTAAGATGGAAAGATTCACTTATCACCATGAACTCAGACAGGTGCCTTATGAATATGTGAAACTACCAGTGAGGACAAACATCTCCAAGGAAGCCCCCCCTCATAACATCGAGATATTTGTTGGCAgtgcttattttgttttaagtCGAGCATTTGTTAAATATGTTCTCAACAACTCCCTCGTTAAAGACTTTTTTGCCTGGTCTAAAGATACATACTCGCCTGATGAGCACTTTTGGGCTACCTTAATTCGGGTACCAGGAATCCCCGGGGGGATTTCTAGGACAGCCCAGGATGTGTCTGACCTACAGAGTAAGACCCGCCTGGTCAAATGGAATTATCTAGAAGGCCTTTTCTATCCCAGCTGTACTGGCTCTCACCTCCGAAGTGTGTGTATCTATGGAGCAGCAGAACTAAGGTGGCTTATGAAAGATGGACATTGGTTTGCTAATAAATTTGATTCTAAGGTGGACCCTGTCTTGATTAAATGCTTGGCGGAAAAGCTTGAAGAACAGCAGAGAGAGTGGATCACTTTATCTTCAGAAAAGTTATTTATGGCTAAAACAGCCACAACCACATTATGA